The window TGAAGAAAAAACCGCAAATCATTATCGGTACACCGGGACGTCTACTTGACCACATTAACCGAAAAACAATCAAATTAGACGATGTGCAAACAGTGGTTTTGGATGAAGCGGATGAAATGCTTGACATGGGCTTCATGGATGATATCCAGTCCATTTTGAAATTAGTACCAGAAGAGCGTCACACGATGTTGTTCTCTGCAACAATGCCATCCAATATTCAAAAATTGGCACAACAGTTTCTTCGTAACCCTGAGCACGTATCGGTTATCCCGAAACAAGTTAGTGCACCATTGATTGACCAAGCATATATCGAATTGCACGAAAAACAAAAATTCGAAGCGCTTAGCCGTTTGATCGACATGGAAGCTCCAGATCTTGCCATCATCTTCGGTCGTACAAAACGCCGGGTTGATGAATTGGCAGAAGCTCTTCAAAAAAGAGGCTATGCAGCTGAAGGTCTTCATGGTGACTTATCCCAAAATCAACGCGATAATGTCATGAGAAAATTCCGTGACGGCAGCATTGATGTACTTGTAGCAACAGACGTTGCCGCGCGTGGTCTAGATGTATCCGGCGTTACGCATGTAATTAACTTTGACCTTCCGCAAGATCCAGAAAGCTATGTTCACCGTATTGGTCGTACAGGCCGCGCTGGTAAAGAAGGTACAGCTTGGACATTCGTAACACCTAGAGAGATCGATCACTTGCACTTTATCGAGAAAGTTACACGCCACAAAATTAATAAAAAACCATTACCTAGCTTGGCTGAAGCCATTGAAGGTAAACAAAAAATGACAGCTGAGCGTATTCTTGATGTGCTTCAAAATGATGCTCAAGCAGAATTCAAAGGCCTAGCTATTCAAATGTTAGAACAATATGATTCCGTAAATCTCCTTGCTGCAGCTATGAAGCTTCTGACAGGCGACAAAAAGGAAACGAATATTGAGTTAACACCAGAGGATCCAATTCGTGCAAGAAAGAAAAAATTCGATGTACGCAGCTCAGGTAGACGAGTTGGCGGCGGCTATGGCTCAAGTTCAGGATCAGGAGATCGTCGTCAAGGTGGCGGATACAGCTCCGGTGCTGGTTCCAGCAGCAGCTCGAACTCCCGTTACCCGCGTAAAGATAGCAGAGATTACGGTTCAAACAGAGAAGGTGGAAGCAGTTCATCTTCCAGAAACCGTGAATACGGAAGCAACAATTCCGGGAACCGCGATCGTTCCAGAGCTCCTCGTAAGAGCGAAGATACATTAGTGAATAAATAAGGGTTAAAACCCAAAAAAAGAAAGGCGGAGATCCTGAAGGATCTTCGCCTTTTTACCTTGCGTATATGGTTTACAGTACGAAAGAGCTAGTAATGATAACGAGCAAGATGAAGAGAACCAAAATGGCACCTGCGGATGTTCCAACTGGATGAGACATCATATCAACCTCCTGAAAAATTTTTGGGTGTAGTTCTTATTGACAATACTATACTATGTAAAAGAACCTAGATCGACTAGACGTCTACCTATATGTTGAAAAATAGGCTATAATTAAACCAATGTAAAAAGTAAGACAGCTTAAGATGTATGCGTTTTAACAATCAACGTAGAAAGTTTCCGGAAGGAAACGCTAAGGAGGAAGCAGTTTTGGAGTTTAGAGGAGTTATGGGAGGACTGTACAGAATATCGGAGTGGATTATGCGGTTGTCAGTCATTAATCTGCTTTGGATGCTATGTTCGATTCCGGTTTTCTTTTTTGCTTTTATGGGCTTGGTGAGTCCATCCGTTGATGCATTGAAGGCATCACTACCCATTATCGCCATTTTGGCACCGTTTACTTTATTTCCTGCAACTTCCGCGATGTTTGCTGTAGCTCGGAAATGGGTTACTGGAGAAGAAGATGTACCACTTTTGAAAACATATTTCCGCGGATATAAAGAAAACTACCTGCAGAGCATGGTAGGTGGTATTTTCTTCGTCATCATTTTCGTGATCATTGCGGTGAACTACTTCTTTTATTTGAAACAGGGGAGTTCACTGAAACTATTGGCCGTATTGTTTATCGCTTTCACGGTCATTATTATCATTTCTTTGTTCAATTTCTTCTCGATTATGGTTCATTTGCATATGAAGATTTTTCAAATTTTGAAGAATGCTATATTGATTACCATTGGCAATCCAATCAATTCGATTGTTCTGCTGCTTTGCAACGGAGCCATCCTTTACATTTGTATGACCAAATTTAATTTCTTCCTTGTCGTTTTCTTTATGGGAAGTATTATGGCGACCTTCTCGTTCTGGCAGTTTAACCGCAGCTTCACCAAACTCCAAACGAAGCAGCAAGAACTAGAAGAGAAGGAACAACAGAGGCTTGCTGAAGCGCAAGAAGAGGAAGCACAAAGCGAAGCAGAAGCTGTAACTGAAAGTGAAGAAGAAAGTAAGACAGAAATTAGCTTGCATAAAAAAGATGAGAATGAAAAGACTAGAGACTAAACCTACCAGTTGATAATCAACCGGTACGGCACTATAATAAGAACTACAAAAGAATCCTGCGATGTACGTAACGGTTTTAAGTTGTTTTAAACCAATGACTGTTTCTAGGGAGACCTACATTGAAGTGTGGCTGACATGCCCTCGAAAGGGGACCTCAAATACACCTCTGCGGACACCCACCTGCGAGAGCGGGTTTGAAGCACCAAAACCGGACGGCATAGGCGGGTTTTTTTGTATTAAAAAGAGGTTGATCAGGTAGATTCCTGATTCAACCTCTTTTTATTTTATTTTATTTTCAATGACCAGCCAAATCACTTAGCTGATGGAATGTATTCTGCAGAGTTCCGTAAAGACCGCGATATATTTGATAATAGGCTTCATACTGTTTTTGATTATCCATAATTGGCTCTACACGATCGGTGACATGAATCCATTTCTCACAGAGAGTAGTTATATCCTCTTGGAGTACGCCGGAAGCAGCCATAATAGCAGCGCCATACGCAGGGCCGTCTGTGGAATTAACAGTGACCACAGGGATACCGAAGATATCAGCAATCATTTGACGCCAGAACGGACTTCTGGCACCGCCGCCATTCACGCGAAGCTCGGTAACTTCAATGCCGGACTCGCGGATTAGCTGCAGCGAATCGCGGAGCCCGAAGGTAATGCCTTCGAGAACGGCACGGGTGAGATGTGCTTTCTCGTGCCGTAGGTTTAGACCGATGAAGGCGCCGCGAGCCTTCGGATCGGGGTGTGGTGTCCGCTCACCGGATAAGTAAGGCAAGAAGAGCAAGCCTTCGCTCCCGAGGGGAGCTGTGGCGGCTGTAGACGTCAGGATCTCGTAGACGTCTTTGCCTTCCTGCTGCGCACGCTCAAGCTCCTCGTGCGCAAAGTGGTTGCGCCACCACTGGAACGAGCCGCCAGCGGCCAGCATGACCCCCATGCGGTGCCATTTTCCAGGCACACCGTGACAGAAGGAATGAAGCCGATAAGCTTCATCGACTTGGTAGGTGTCGTCGTGAACGAAGACGACACCGGACGTGCCGAGCGCCACAGAGGCGATGCCTTGGCGTACGACGCCAACACCTACGGCGCCGCAAGCTTGATCGCCGCCTCCAGCTACGATAGGCGTGCCTGCGGCTAGGCCGGTTAGGGTGGCCGCTTCAGGCAGCAGGTGTCCGGCCACATCGCCGGACTCATAGAGCGGCGGCAGCCATTCCATAGGAATGTCCAGCCGCTCAGTGACGGTCTGCGACCAGCTGCGGTGCGCGACGTCCAGCAGCAGGGTGCCGCTTGCGTCGGCCATGTCCATGCCGAACGCTCCCGTCAGGCGCAGCCTGACATAGTCCTTCGGCAGCAGCAGATGCCGAACGCGCGCGTAATGCTCCGGCTCATGCTGCCGGAGCCAAATGACCTTGGGCGCGGTGAAGCCGGTCAGCGCCCGGTTGCCCGTTAGTCGTCCGAGTTCGGCTTCGCCGACGGTCGACTCGATGTAAGCGCACTGCTCCGCGGTGCGCTGATCACACCAAAGCAGCGCAGGCCGGATGACCTGCTGCGCCTCGTCCAGGAATACCGACCCGTGCATCTGGCCGGAGAAGCCAATGCCAGCGACGGCTTCGCCAGCGACGCTTGTTTTCTCTAAGAGAGCGCGGATACCCTTGACTGTGGCGTTCCACCAATCCTCAGGATGCTGCTCTGCCCATCCCGGATGGGGCTGTTGAAGCGGATATTCAACGCTATGGCTGCCAATCACCTGACCGGTGTCATCCACTAGAATGCATTTAACTGCAGAAGTTCCTAAATCTAAGCCCATGAAATACGACACGAAGATTCACCCTTTGTTGGTTAGTTGTTGTATTTTAGTAGTTTCCTCTATATTCTTTGTTTGTTTAATAAATATACAAAGATTATTGTTATTATATTCGCACGTTATAACAGAAATCCTGCTTATGGCGATATTTATTTCCATAGTAAATTCATTTCATGCCACTGGATGCCAGCATGCTGAGAATTTGATGGAGCTACATAAAGAAATCCATTTCTTTCGTAGAATGAAATTAAATGCTCTTCACACATCAAAACAATGCCTTTTAAATCATCTTTTCTGGCTACTTCGATGATACGTTGCAGAAGTTCAGTGGCAACCCCGCGTCGTTGGTAGGACGGATGTACGGCTATAGTTAATACACAGAGGTATTGTCCTTCCTCAGCGTGCTGTGTCTCTTTCTTGATACTGTCATCAGCCAGTTCTTTATTATGTATCTTAACGCTATTGGTTACGCCGATAATTTGATGGTCAAGCTCATTTTCTGCTACAAGAAAATAGGATCCATACACATGCTTTCTCATCTGAAAAGCTTCTAATGAGGCAGCCGCCTCCTTTGAGAAAACAGCAGTTTCGATCTCATAAGCCTTCCTAATATCTGTATCGCTTTCAGCTGGGCGAATCAGCATGATCGTTGAATACCTCCTTGTTTATAACGCCAAAGTGAATGAGTCCTAAGTTGGATAATAAAATATGGAATATTAATGTTAAATCTGGGAGCAATCCTTCCGATTTTTATTTCCCCTCTTTTTCTTAAGCCTAAACAATGGTAAGATAGAGAGCAGTGTAGAAATGGCAAGTGGTCTATATGCACTTCATTGAAGGGGGAAAAGGCTTTTGCTTAAGAGAACTTTAATCGGATTAATTCGCAGTCATGAAACGACCGGAGATAAAGCCAAAGATCCTTTGCTTAAAACAAGATATTACAAGCTTCCGAAAGAACAAGTATGGGAAGAAGTCACAGCCGTTCTGAAAAAAACGCCGGGATATAAACTTCTCCACGAAGTTCAAAATGTAGGTGAAATTCTTGCGGAACGTAAAACAGTGACTGGACGAACACAGGATGTTACGTTAACGCTATTTGGGATTAATCCCGTGAAAACAGCGGTAGACATTTATTCAGCATCCCGAGGCTCAATGGGGGATCTGGGTTCCAATTACCGTACTATTATAGATATTTATAAACAATTAGACAGAAAACTTGCTTCATATAAGATTGAAGGATGAGAAAACTCTTATCGAGGCCATTCAATGATGAGCGACCGCGGTTAGATGAAAGTTGTATCGCTAATAAGAAAGTGGTTTTCGGAAAACGAAAACTAGCCTTACTTATGTGGAAACAAAAACAGCAGGGAAGCTAGGCCTCCTTGCTGTTTTATTTTGTGCGTATTAAACTAATTTTTTGACAGCTTCTACGGCTGTTTCATAATTAGGGTGAGCCGTCATTTCGCTCAGGTACTCAACGTATTGAACGGTATCATTCGCATCGATGACAAAAATGGAACGCATATCAAGTTGAAGCTCTTTGATCAATACGCCATAAGCTTCGCCGAAGGATTTTGTTTTGTAATCGGACAAAGTGATTACTTTATCAATACCTGCCGCACCACACCAACGGGATTGTGCAAAAGGAAGATCAACACTGATGGTCAGAACAGCAACATTGTCGCCCAGACCTGCTGCTTCTTCATTGAAGCGGCGTGTTTGTGCGTCACAAACGCCTGTATCCA is drawn from Paenibacillus sp. V4I7 and contains these coding sequences:
- a CDS encoding DEAD/DEAH box helicase, which produces MKTFQEFGLEPTILRAITEMGFEESTPIQEKTIPLAMEGRDLIGQAQTGTGKTAAFGIPLIHKINMKEERISALIMCPTRELAIQVAEEIEKLGRFKGIRSLPIYGGQDIVKQIRALKKKPQIIIGTPGRLLDHINRKTIKLDDVQTVVLDEADEMLDMGFMDDIQSILKLVPEERHTMLFSATMPSNIQKLAQQFLRNPEHVSVIPKQVSAPLIDQAYIELHEKQKFEALSRLIDMEAPDLAIIFGRTKRRVDELAEALQKRGYAAEGLHGDLSQNQRDNVMRKFRDGSIDVLVATDVAARGLDVSGVTHVINFDLPQDPESYVHRIGRTGRAGKEGTAWTFVTPREIDHLHFIEKVTRHKINKKPLPSLAEAIEGKQKMTAERILDVLQNDAQAEFKGLAIQMLEQYDSVNLLAAAMKLLTGDKKETNIELTPEDPIRARKKKFDVRSSGRRVGGGYGSSSGSGDRRQGGGYSSGAGSSSSSNSRYPRKDSRDYGSNREGGSSSSSRNREYGSNNSGNRDRSRAPRKSEDTLVNK
- a CDS encoding YesL family protein, with product MEFRGVMGGLYRISEWIMRLSVINLLWMLCSIPVFFFAFMGLVSPSVDALKASLPIIAILAPFTLFPATSAMFAVARKWVTGEEDVPLLKTYFRGYKENYLQSMVGGIFFVIIFVIIAVNYFFYLKQGSSLKLLAVLFIAFTVIIIISLFNFFSIMVHLHMKIFQILKNAILITIGNPINSIVLLLCNGAILYICMTKFNFFLVVFFMGSIMATFSFWQFNRSFTKLQTKQQELEEKEQQRLAEAQEEEAQSEAEAVTESEEESKTEISLHKKDENEKTRD
- the xylB gene encoding xylulokinase; the protein is MGLDLGTSAVKCILVDDTGQVIGSHSVEYPLQQPHPGWAEQHPEDWWNATVKGIRALLEKTSVAGEAVAGIGFSGQMHGSVFLDEAQQVIRPALLWCDQRTAEQCAYIESTVGEAELGRLTGNRALTGFTAPKVIWLRQHEPEHYARVRHLLLPKDYVRLRLTGAFGMDMADASGTLLLDVAHRSWSQTVTERLDIPMEWLPPLYESGDVAGHLLPEAATLTGLAAGTPIVAGGGDQACGAVGVGVVRQGIASVALGTSGVVFVHDDTYQVDEAYRLHSFCHGVPGKWHRMGVMLAAGGSFQWWRNHFAHEELERAQQEGKDVYEILTSTAATAPLGSEGLLFLPYLSGERTPHPDPKARGAFIGLNLRHEKAHLTRAVLEGITFGLRDSLQLIRESGIEVTELRVNGGGARSPFWRQMIADIFGIPVVTVNSTDGPAYGAAIMAASGVLQEDITTLCEKWIHVTDRVEPIMDNQKQYEAYYQIYRGLYGTLQNTFHQLSDLAGH
- a CDS encoding GNAT family N-acetyltransferase, encoding MLIRPAESDTDIRKAYEIETAVFSKEAAASLEAFQMRKHVYGSYFLVAENELDHQIIGVTNSVKIHNKELADDSIKKETQHAEEGQYLCVLTIAVHPSYQRRGVATELLQRIIEVARKDDLKGIVLMCEEHLISFYERNGFLYVAPSNSQHAGIQWHEMNLLWK
- a CDS encoding DUF1499 domain-containing protein, whose amino-acid sequence is MLKRTLIGLIRSHETTGDKAKDPLLKTRYYKLPKEQVWEEVTAVLKKTPGYKLLHEVQNVGEILAERKTVTGRTQDVTLTLFGINPVKTAVDIYSASRGSMGDLGSNYRTIIDIYKQLDRKLASYKIEG
- the tpx gene encoding thiol peroxidase; its protein translation is MAQERTGVATIKGNPITLVGPEIKVGDKAPNFTVNKDLMTQVSLADYAGKVKLISVVPSLDTGVCDAQTRRFNEEAAGLGDNVAVLTISVDLPFAQSRWCGAAGIDKVITLSDYKTKSFGEAYGVLIKELQLDMRSIFVIDANDTVQYVEYLSEMTAHPNYETAVEAVKKLV